A stretch of Myxococcus hansupus DNA encodes these proteins:
- a CDS encoding zf-TFIIB domain-containing protein, with amino-acid sequence MSACPFCKTAMQLTPSGELPMETCTACGAVWFEGEALTKVMGGSISDSLLRRAKNESGQCKGCRAGLDFVTHCSVCGTRAPTCPRCGHAPLPVVEALGVPMEVCSGCAGVALDAGELEQLQTAVEAHRNEPLDARAKVRIEGKPHCVGCRRNLQLKHGFVFNEQLFCGSCAPRESTPYSERFSHNDIPLTFTCKRGGEHFNFDGYIGAGLKWLLHRMFQG; translated from the coding sequence ATGAGCGCGTGCCCCTTCTGCAAGACCGCGATGCAGCTCACGCCCAGCGGCGAGCTTCCCATGGAGACCTGTACCGCCTGCGGTGCCGTGTGGTTCGAGGGCGAAGCGCTCACGAAGGTCATGGGGGGCTCCATCTCGGACTCGCTCCTGCGGCGAGCGAAGAACGAGTCGGGCCAATGCAAGGGCTGCCGGGCGGGACTCGACTTCGTCACCCACTGCTCTGTCTGTGGCACGCGCGCCCCCACCTGCCCCCGCTGCGGCCACGCGCCCCTTCCCGTCGTCGAGGCCCTGGGCGTTCCCATGGAGGTGTGCTCGGGCTGTGCGGGCGTGGCCCTGGACGCGGGAGAACTCGAGCAGTTGCAGACGGCCGTCGAGGCCCACCGAAACGAGCCGCTGGACGCCCGGGCGAAGGTGCGGATTGAAGGCAAGCCACACTGCGTCGGGTGCCGGCGCAACCTGCAACTGAAGCATGGCTTCGTCTTCAACGAGCAACTCTTCTGCGGAAGCTGCGCGCCCCGGGAGTCCACCCCCTACTCAGAGCGGTTCAGCCACAACGACATCCCGCTGACCTTCACCTGCAAGCGCGGAGGCGAACACTTCAACTTCGATGGCTACATCGGCGCGGGACTGAAGTGGCTGCTCCACCGGATGTTTCAAGGCTGA
- a CDS encoding ABC-F family ATP-binding cassette domain-containing protein has product MSLVIAQDLSLSYGKKVLFDQDSFTLGPRDRVGLVGANGTGKSSLMKILAGVAQPDSGTVQYSRKARAGYLPQEIAGLPDGSVVEAVMSTVPGRDAMEARLKVTEEALAAATDEEDQLELSQSLAELHAELDDFENRYGRHHAERILKGLGFRDADLAKPTSALSGGWRMRAALAGLLLQDPDLLLLDEPTNHLDVPTLTWFDDFMRRSNKALVLISHDKDFLNRQINRVVSLEVEGVREYAGNYDEYKRLRAEEKELLKARAEKVESRRAELQGFIDRFGAKATKARQAQSRAKMLAKMEKVQVLEERTTMKFRFPEVERSGRDVVTLEGITKHYGAQTVYNGLTGRVERGQRIAVVGANGAGKTTLLKMVAGELTPDSGTVTLGHNVVVGYYAQHHADKLDRQNSIIEEVRPLAADKPESYVRGVLGAFLFSGDDVEKPIGVLSGGERARVALAKLLLVPSNFLLMDEPTNHLDLDSSEMLIEALKSYSGTLLFVSHNRSFINGLASQVWEVADGKLTPHPGTLDDYLYHQQQLQQAEAAAAAAGLARGDKAASSGPVSEKDRKRLEAEARQRRSVVEGPLKKEIAKLEARIAEVEAGQKEREAQLADPALYNDFARAKPLMDTHRASKDELEDLYARWEAAQEKLAEATASLG; this is encoded by the coding sequence ATGAGCCTCGTCATCGCCCAGGACCTCAGCCTCTCCTATGGAAAGAAGGTCCTGTTCGATCAGGACAGTTTCACTCTGGGTCCAAGGGACCGGGTAGGCCTCGTGGGGGCCAACGGGACAGGCAAGAGCTCGCTGATGAAGATCCTGGCGGGAGTGGCCCAGCCGGACTCCGGGACGGTGCAGTACAGCCGCAAGGCCCGGGCGGGCTACCTGCCGCAGGAAATCGCCGGGCTGCCGGACGGGTCGGTGGTGGAGGCGGTGATGAGCACCGTGCCCGGCCGCGACGCCATGGAGGCCCGCCTCAAGGTCACCGAGGAGGCGCTCGCCGCGGCCACGGACGAGGAGGACCAGCTCGAGCTGTCGCAGTCCCTGGCGGAACTGCACGCGGAGCTGGACGACTTCGAGAACCGCTATGGCCGCCACCACGCCGAGCGCATCCTCAAGGGGCTCGGCTTCCGGGACGCGGACCTGGCCAAGCCTACCTCCGCGCTGTCCGGCGGCTGGCGCATGCGCGCGGCCCTGGCCGGACTGCTGCTCCAGGACCCGGACCTGCTGCTCCTGGACGAGCCCACCAACCACCTGGACGTGCCCACGCTCACGTGGTTCGACGACTTCATGCGCCGCTCCAACAAGGCGCTGGTGCTCATCTCCCACGACAAGGACTTCCTCAACCGGCAGATCAACCGGGTGGTGTCCCTGGAAGTGGAGGGCGTGCGCGAGTACGCGGGCAACTACGACGAGTACAAGCGCCTGCGCGCCGAGGAGAAGGAGCTGCTGAAGGCGCGCGCGGAGAAGGTGGAGTCTCGCCGCGCGGAGCTGCAGGGCTTCATCGACCGCTTCGGCGCCAAGGCCACCAAGGCGCGGCAGGCCCAGAGCCGCGCCAAGATGCTGGCGAAGATGGAGAAGGTGCAGGTCCTGGAGGAGCGGACGACGATGAAGTTCCGCTTCCCCGAGGTGGAGCGGAGCGGCCGCGACGTGGTGACGCTGGAGGGCATCACCAAGCACTATGGCGCGCAGACTGTCTACAACGGCCTCACCGGGCGCGTGGAGCGCGGGCAGCGCATCGCCGTGGTGGGCGCGAACGGCGCGGGCAAGACGACGCTGCTGAAGATGGTGGCGGGCGAGCTCACGCCAGACAGCGGGACGGTGACGCTGGGGCACAACGTGGTGGTGGGCTATTACGCGCAGCACCACGCGGACAAGCTGGACCGGCAGAACAGCATCATCGAAGAGGTGCGCCCGCTGGCCGCGGACAAGCCGGAGAGCTACGTGCGCGGCGTGCTCGGCGCGTTCCTCTTCAGCGGGGACGATGTCGAGAAGCCCATTGGCGTGCTGAGCGGTGGTGAGCGCGCGCGCGTGGCGCTGGCCAAGCTGCTCTTGGTGCCCTCCAACTTCCTGCTGATGGACGAGCCCACCAACCACCTGGACCTGGACTCGTCCGAGATGCTGATTGAAGCGCTGAAGAGCTACAGCGGCACGCTGCTGTTCGTCAGCCACAACCGCAGCTTCATCAACGGGCTGGCGTCCCAGGTGTGGGAGGTGGCGGATGGCAAGCTCACGCCGCACCCGGGCACCCTGGATGACTATCTGTATCACCAGCAGCAGCTTCAGCAGGCGGAGGCAGCGGCCGCGGCGGCGGGCCTCGCGCGCGGCGACAAGGCGGCGTCCTCCGGGCCCGTGTCGGAGAAGGACCGCAAGCGACTGGAGGCCGAGGCCCGTCAGCGCCGCAGCGTGGTGGAAGGGCCCCTCAAGAAGGAGATCGCGAAGCTGGAGGCGCGCATCGCCGAGGTGGAGGCCGGGCAGAAGGAGCGCGAGGCGCAGCTCGCGGACCCCGCGCTCTACAATGACTTCGCGCGCGCCAAGCCGTTGATGGATACGCACCGGGCCAGCAAGGACGAGCTGGAAGACCTCTACGCCCGCTGGGAGGCCGCGCAGGAGAAGCTGGCCGAGGCGACCGCGTCGCTGGGGTAG
- a CDS encoding serine/threonine protein kinase: MAAPCPHCGSTDGVDHLCSGQSLQLLGQVLDGRYKIESVLGQGGMGMVFRATQTSVQRPVAVKTLNPSLAAAPQFFERFRREAELASRLRHPNVITIFDFGRSPDGTCYYVMELLEGESLKETVKRQGPMSLRRALSLVEQACQGLAHAHAEGCVHRDLKPHNIMVQQLSGQDFVKVLDFGLVKAMESEEEEQLTSTGQVLGTPQYMPPEQAGGESVDQRSDLYSMAGVLYFCLTGSSPFGANTVRKALTASLTQAVPSVNTRRQGAPVPATLDAFFKKALAPEKEDRYQNAQEFIDSMLDTVADLSNEELDAMPSGGVSGGSERGSNSRSRPGSRSNRQGSQSGIRSSRVGAAPTLGRGSTPSNVVVARTQAGGGTSASSVSRARPAAARSATPPPPPPEPEGMSTGKKVALVAVPLVLLGIGAAVVMGNQGGTPPAAPVTVNVPRDTPPPTTQVVASNTGTGSTEAAVITVSLDSTPTGASIYEGEEMVGTTPTKLQLRRDKVHTFTFRSAGHQDKDLTLNLRRIAGDTQSANVTLEPARAAAPSRPARPAPKPAGPSGPDISVFE; encoded by the coding sequence ATGGCTGCCCCCTGTCCTCATTGCGGAAGCACCGACGGCGTCGACCACCTCTGTTCCGGCCAGAGCCTCCAGCTCCTGGGCCAGGTCCTCGACGGTCGTTACAAAATTGAAAGCGTGCTCGGTCAGGGCGGCATGGGCATGGTGTTTCGCGCCACCCAGACGTCCGTTCAACGTCCGGTGGCGGTGAAGACGCTCAACCCGTCGCTCGCCGCCGCGCCTCAGTTCTTCGAGCGGTTCCGCCGGGAGGCGGAGCTCGCCAGTCGCCTGCGCCACCCGAACGTCATCACCATCTTCGACTTTGGCCGGTCGCCGGACGGCACCTGCTACTACGTGATGGAGCTCCTGGAGGGCGAAAGCCTCAAGGAGACGGTGAAGCGCCAGGGGCCCATGTCCCTGCGCCGCGCGCTGAGCCTCGTGGAGCAGGCCTGCCAGGGTCTGGCGCACGCCCACGCCGAGGGCTGCGTCCACCGTGACTTGAAGCCGCACAACATCATGGTGCAGCAGCTCAGCGGCCAGGACTTCGTGAAGGTGCTGGACTTCGGTCTGGTGAAGGCCATGGAGTCCGAGGAGGAGGAGCAGCTCACCTCGACCGGACAGGTGCTGGGCACCCCCCAGTACATGCCGCCCGAGCAGGCCGGTGGCGAGTCCGTGGACCAGCGCTCCGACCTGTACTCCATGGCGGGCGTCCTCTACTTCTGCCTCACGGGCAGCTCGCCCTTCGGCGCGAACACCGTGCGCAAGGCGCTGACGGCGTCGCTCACCCAGGCGGTGCCGTCCGTCAACACCCGGCGCCAGGGCGCGCCCGTCCCCGCCACGCTGGATGCCTTCTTCAAGAAGGCGCTCGCCCCCGAGAAGGAGGACCGCTACCAGAACGCGCAGGAGTTCATCGACTCCATGCTGGACACGGTGGCGGACCTCTCGAACGAGGAGCTCGACGCCATGCCGAGCGGCGGCGTCTCCGGTGGCAGCGAGCGCGGCAGCAACAGCCGCAGCCGCCCGGGAAGCCGCTCCAACCGTCAGGGCAGCCAGAGCGGCATCCGCTCCTCGCGCGTGGGCGCCGCGCCCACCCTGGGCCGGGGCTCCACGCCCTCCAACGTCGTGGTGGCCAGGACGCAGGCGGGCGGCGGCACCAGCGCCTCTTCCGTGAGCCGGGCCCGGCCCGCAGCGGCCCGTAGCGCAACGCCCCCGCCGCCCCCTCCCGAGCCGGAGGGCATGTCCACCGGCAAGAAGGTGGCGCTCGTCGCGGTGCCGTTGGTGCTGCTCGGAATCGGCGCGGCCGTGGTCATGGGCAATCAGGGCGGCACGCCGCCCGCGGCGCCCGTGACGGTGAACGTGCCGCGCGACACGCCCCCGCCAACGACCCAGGTCGTGGCCAGCAACACCGGCACCGGCTCAACCGAGGCGGCCGTCATCACGGTCAGCCTGGACTCCACGCCGACCGGCGCTTCCATCTACGAGGGTGAGGAGATGGTCGGCACCACGCCCACGAAGCTGCAGTTGCGCCGCGACAAGGTGCACACCTTCACCTTCCGTTCGGCGGGCCATCAGGACAAGGACCTGACGCTGAACCTGCGCCGCATCGCGGGGGATACGCAGTCCGCCAACGTGACGCTGGAGCCGGCGCGCGCCGCGGCGCCGTCCCGTCCCGCACGTCCGGCCCCGAAGCCCGCGGGCCCCTCCGGGCCCGACATCTCCGTGTTCGAGTAG
- a CDS encoding NAD-dependent deacylase: MDSLILDSRTWLLVLTGAGVSAESGVPTFRGMGGLWEDQPVEAVASPQGFQKDPALVWRFYSERRKAAATVHPNPGHEALVAWERHLGDRFLLATQNIDGLHTRAGSQRVVEMHGNLFKTRCTQCKRPVFEDATVYPNGAVPECDACGAQLRPHIVWFGEYLDPADMQRIEDFALRGSTSGGRFIFLAAGTSGAVYPAAGIVDHVREAGGETWLINLDPAENSGRFEHSVQGKSGQVLPTLAKLV; the protein is encoded by the coding sequence ATGGATTCGCTCATCCTCGATTCGCGTACCTGGCTGCTCGTCCTCACGGGCGCGGGTGTCTCCGCTGAAAGCGGAGTTCCCACCTTCCGAGGGATGGGCGGACTTTGGGAAGACCAGCCCGTGGAGGCCGTCGCGTCTCCCCAGGGCTTCCAGAAAGACCCGGCCCTGGTCTGGCGCTTCTATTCCGAACGCCGCAAGGCCGCCGCGACTGTCCATCCCAACCCAGGGCACGAAGCGCTCGTCGCCTGGGAGCGCCACCTGGGGGACCGCTTCCTGCTCGCGACGCAGAACATCGACGGCCTGCACACGCGCGCAGGCAGTCAACGCGTGGTGGAGATGCACGGCAACCTCTTCAAGACGCGGTGCACCCAGTGCAAGCGTCCGGTGTTCGAGGACGCCACCGTGTACCCGAATGGCGCGGTGCCGGAGTGTGATGCGTGCGGCGCCCAGCTTCGGCCGCACATCGTCTGGTTTGGCGAGTACCTGGACCCGGCCGACATGCAGCGCATCGAGGACTTCGCGCTGCGAGGCTCCACGTCCGGCGGGCGCTTCATCTTCCTCGCCGCGGGGACCTCCGGCGCCGTGTACCCCGCCGCTGGCATCGTGGACCACGTGCGCGAGGCGGGGGGCGAGACCTGGCTCATCAACCTCGACCCGGCGGAGAACTCCGGCCGCTTCGAGCATTCCGTCCAGGGGAAGAGCGGTCAGGTTCTTCCCACGCTGGCGAAGCTCGTCTGA
- a CDS encoding GAF domain-containing protein, whose protein sequence is MAEVTLDLRGLPKAEAYAELKQHVLAVLEGIDDDITGMSTMSCLLHHAFGHLWTGFYRVVTPGRLLRVGPYQGTLGCLEIPFGKGVCGAAAAKGETVLVADVHAFPGHITCDGRSASEIVVPVFGRDRELIAVLDVDSEHKGAFDEVDRRELEALMRWFQK, encoded by the coding sequence ATGGCGGAAGTCACCCTGGATTTGCGCGGCCTGCCCAAGGCCGAGGCCTATGCCGAGCTGAAGCAGCACGTGCTGGCGGTGCTCGAGGGAATCGACGACGACATCACCGGCATGTCCACCATGAGCTGCCTGCTGCACCACGCCTTCGGGCATCTGTGGACGGGCTTCTACCGCGTCGTGACGCCGGGGCGGCTGCTCCGCGTGGGCCCCTATCAGGGCACGCTCGGGTGCCTGGAAATCCCCTTTGGCAAGGGCGTGTGCGGTGCCGCCGCGGCGAAGGGCGAGACGGTCCTGGTGGCGGACGTCCACGCCTTCCCCGGCCACATCACCTGCGACGGGCGCTCCGCGTCGGAGATTGTCGTCCCGGTGTTCGGCCGCGACCGCGAGCTGATCGCCGTGCTCGACGTCGACTCCGAACACAAGGGCGCCTTCGACGAGGTGGACCGCCGCGAGCTGGAAGCGTTGATGCGCTGGTTCCAGAAGTAG